The uncultured Ilyobacter sp. genome has a segment encoding these proteins:
- a CDS encoding Glu/Leu/Phe/Val dehydrogenase, whose protein sequence is MSTKPFNAFAMAQAQFDKVADSLGLDQGTKDLLRQPMREYHFSLPVRMDDGTTTVFRGFRVQHNDARGPAKGGIRFHPQETIDTVRALSMWMTWKCAVANLPLGGGKGGVICEPHNLSMAEQERICRAFVRQIARDVGPLRDVPAPDVMTTGQHMLWMLDEYEQIRGEHYPGVITGKPVGMGGSLGRTEATGYGVVFTVREALKELGIRPQDTIAAVQGFGNVAQYAISLYNQLGGTVVAVSCWDQEDQQPYTFRRKDGINLDELLKITDRFGGIDKKKAAELGYEQLPGEAWIEQEVDLLFPCALENSITGDNVTKISSRVKLIAEGANGPTTPDADHVLRERGVFVIPDFLANAGGVTCSYLEQVQCNMNYFWEKDEVLGKLDTMMTAAFIAVSEMARKRKLYMRDAAYTIAIARVAQACKDRGWV, encoded by the coding sequence ATGAGCACAAAGCCCTTTAATGCGTTCGCAATGGCGCAAGCCCAGTTCGACAAGGTCGCCGATAGTCTCGGCCTGGATCAGGGAACGAAGGACTTGTTGCGCCAACCGATGCGCGAGTATCACTTCAGCCTGCCGGTCCGCATGGACGATGGCACTACCACAGTCTTCCGCGGCTTCCGCGTGCAGCACAACGATGCCCGCGGCCCGGCCAAGGGCGGCATCCGCTTTCACCCACAGGAAACGATTGACACGGTACGCGCCCTGTCGATGTGGATGACCTGGAAGTGTGCCGTGGCCAATCTGCCGCTCGGTGGCGGAAAAGGCGGCGTAATCTGTGAACCACACAACCTAAGCATGGCTGAACAGGAGCGCATCTGCCGGGCGTTCGTCCGCCAGATTGCACGCGACGTCGGCCCGCTACGTGATGTGCCCGCGCCGGACGTGATGACCACCGGCCAGCACATGCTTTGGATGCTCGATGAGTACGAGCAGATTCGCGGCGAACATTACCCTGGTGTCATTACTGGAAAACCGGTCGGCATGGGCGGATCGCTCGGCCGAACCGAAGCGACGGGCTACGGCGTCGTGTTCACTGTGCGCGAGGCCCTCAAAGAACTGGGCATTCGCCCGCAAGACACGATCGCGGCCGTCCAGGGCTTCGGCAATGTCGCCCAATACGCGATATCGCTCTACAACCAGCTCGGCGGAACGGTGGTTGCCGTCTCCTGCTGGGACCAGGAAGATCAGCAGCCATACACCTTCCGCAGGAAGGATGGAATCAACCTCGATGAACTGCTGAAGATCACCGATCGCTTTGGCGGGATCGACAAGAAGAAGGCTGCCGAACTGGGTTACGAGCAACTGCCCGGCGAGGCTTGGATCGAACAAGAAGTAGACCTACTTTTCCCCTGCGCGCTGGAGAACTCGATCACGGGTGACAACGTGACCAAGATCTCGTCGCGTGTGAAGCTGATCGCCGAGGGCGCCAACGGCCCCACCACACCGGACGCCGACCACGTGTTGCGCGAACGTGGCGTTTTTGTCATTCCGGATTTCCTGGCCAACGCCGGCGGCGTGACGTGCAGTTACCTCGAACAAGTCCAGTGCAACATGAACTACTTCTGGGAAAAGGACGAGGTGCTCGGCAAGCTGGACACGATGATGACGGCGGCGTTCATCGCCGTCAGCGAAATGGCACGCAAACGAAAGCTCTACATGCGCGACGCGGCGTACACGATTGCGATCGCGCGCGTGGCACAGGCGTGCAAAGATCGCGGCTGGGTCTGA
- a CDS encoding PEP/pyruvate-binding domain-containing protein: MSQPPNAGFYPPFDRRFFDGDEEFTVIGGGELGGKALGLASAKHLLERACPGGNLLSVQIGIPRLTVLGTEVFEQFMAANNLYDVATADLPDERIAHAFLNAELPPAYVGDLRALVGGVHTPLAVRSSSRLEDALQHPFAGVYATKMIPNNESAIGDRFKKLSEAVKFVWASTFFGDAKRYMHRINHPLEDERMAVVIQEVVGDLYGERYYPVISGVIRTHNYYASGPAEPEDGVVNLAVGLGKTIVDGGVTWTYCPRYPNHRPPYGSTRELLKNTQTQFWAVNMTPAAYDPVNEAECLVQAGLDVAEWDDVLRFTASTYDAQSDRLVLGTGIAGPRAITFGRLLELGEVPLNGVIEHIAQHAKESLQADVEIEFALTLDRQRGLPARFGFLQVRPMMVPREQVDVNETDLHAPNVLLACDTVLGNGESRTITDVVYVKPATFDAKHTAAIAIEIADLNYQLEAENRPYVLIGFGRWGSSDPWLGIPATWPQISGARVIVESTLPTMNVDASQGSHFFHNMISFGVHYFTVRHTSSHGIDWSWLDRQPSTSETPFLRHVRLPEPLTIRVDGRHGRGVILHA; this comes from the coding sequence ATGAGCCAGCCGCCGAATGCAGGCTTCTATCCGCCGTTTGACCGCCGGTTCTTCGACGGGGACGAGGAATTCACAGTTATCGGCGGCGGTGAACTGGGGGGCAAGGCGCTCGGTCTGGCCTCGGCCAAGCATTTGCTCGAACGGGCCTGTCCTGGCGGAAACCTGCTCAGCGTTCAGATTGGCATTCCGCGCTTAACGGTGCTCGGCACCGAAGTGTTCGAGCAATTCATGGCGGCCAATAATCTCTACGATGTGGCCACCGCGGATCTTCCCGATGAACGTATTGCGCACGCGTTCCTCAATGCCGAATTGCCCCCGGCATACGTCGGCGATCTGCGTGCTCTGGTGGGCGGCGTCCACACACCGTTGGCGGTGCGTTCATCGAGCCGGCTCGAAGACGCTTTACAACATCCCTTCGCCGGTGTGTACGCCACGAAGATGATTCCCAATAACGAATCCGCGATTGGCGATCGCTTCAAGAAGTTGAGCGAAGCGGTGAAGTTCGTGTGGGCATCAACATTCTTCGGCGACGCCAAACGCTACATGCACCGCATCAACCATCCACTGGAAGACGAGCGGATGGCGGTCGTCATTCAGGAAGTAGTCGGTGATCTCTACGGCGAGCGCTATTACCCCGTTATTTCCGGCGTAATCCGCACGCACAATTACTACGCCAGCGGCCCGGCCGAACCGGAGGACGGTGTTGTGAATCTGGCGGTCGGGCTGGGCAAGACCATTGTCGACGGCGGTGTGACATGGACCTACTGCCCCCGCTATCCGAATCATCGCCCGCCCTACGGCTCCACGCGTGAATTGCTCAAGAACACGCAAACGCAATTCTGGGCAGTCAACATGACGCCTGCCGCATACGATCCGGTCAACGAGGCGGAGTGTCTGGTACAGGCCGGGCTTGACGTCGCCGAGTGGGACGACGTGCTGCGTTTTACTGCTTCAACGTATGACGCGCAGTCGGATCGACTCGTGCTCGGCACGGGCATCGCCGGGCCACGTGCGATTACATTCGGGCGACTGCTCGAACTTGGCGAGGTGCCGCTCAACGGCGTCATCGAGCACATCGCGCAGCATGCCAAAGAGTCATTGCAGGCCGACGTCGAAATCGAGTTCGCGCTGACACTCGATCGGCAACGGGGCCTGCCGGCGCGCTTCGGCTTCTTACAGGTGCGGCCAATGATGGTGCCCCGCGAACAGGTTGACGTCAACGAAACGGACCTGCATGCCCCCAACGTCCTGCTAGCCTGTGATACCGTACTCGGCAACGGTGAGAGTCGTACCATCACGGACGTGGTGTACGTCAAACCAGCAACGTTCGATGCCAAGCACACCGCTGCCATCGCGATCGAAATCGCCGATCTAAATTACCAACTCGAAGCGGAAAACCGGCCGTACGTATTGATCGGATTCGGACGCTGGGGCAGCAGTGATCCATGGCTCGGCATTCCGGCGACTTGGCCACAGATCTCCGGTGCACGTGTCATTGTCGAATCGACCCTGCCCACCATGAATGTCGACGCCAGTCAGGGCTCGCATTTTTTCCACAACATGATCAGCTTCGGGGTGCACTACTTCACCGTGCGGCACACGAGTTCGCACGGGATCGATTGGAGTTGGCTTGACCGGCAACCATCGACGTCAGAGACTCCGTTTCTGCGGCACGTGCGATTGCCGGAACCACTGACGATCCGGGTTGACGGCCGTCACGGCCGCGGCGTAATCCTCCACGCCTGA